Proteins from a genomic interval of Trichoderma breve strain T069 chromosome 2, whole genome shotgun sequence:
- a CDS encoding ribosomal protein l7Ae/L30e/S12e/Gadd45 family domain-containing protein — MASDRPDKKEKKEKKEKRSEDAGVTKSKKDKKEKKEKKDKLASALDEKLQQDVAAQSAVKASDEGSDMEEDKTPEVTLERKVVPFAVPLADEKGQKKICKTIRKAAKNGTLKRGVKEVVKTLRKSPATAPGYTSFPGVVIIAGDISPMDVISHLPVLCEDHNVPFIFVTSRAELGAAAKTKRPTSVVMIMEKAEGKKKPAKEADKDDEEDSSESYSETYASLVKLVQKEGGKQAFWTKGESKA; from the exons atggcctccGACAGACCtgacaagaaggagaagaaggagaagaaggagaagcgcaGCGAAGATGCTGGCGTGACCAAatccaagaaggacaagaaggaaaagaaggagaagaaggacaagctCGCTTCTGCTCTGGACGAGAAGCTCCAGCAGGATGTCGCTGCGCAGAGCGCTGTCAAGGCCTCTGACGAGGGCTCAGATATGGAGGAGGACAAGACCCCTGAGGTGACCCTTGAGAGAAAGGTTGTGCCGTTTGCGGTTCCTCTTGCCGACGAGAAGggccagaagaagatttgcAAGACGATCCGAAAAG CCGCCAAGAATGGTACTCTCAAGCGTGGTGTCAAGGAAGTCGTCAAGACCCTGCGAAAGTCCCCCGCCACCGCCCCCGGCTACACCTCATTCCCCGGAGTCGTCATCATTGCCGGTGACATTTCTCCCATGGACGTCATCTCACACCTGCCCGTGCTGTGCGAGGACCACAACGTGcccttcatcttcgtcacaTCGCGCGCTGAGCTGggtgccgccgccaagacCAAGCGACCTACCAGCGTGGTCATGATTATGGAGAAGGCcgagggaaagaagaagcccgccaaggaggctgacaaggacgacgaggaggacaGCAGCGAGTCTTACAGCGAGACCTACGCTTCCTTGGTCAAGCTTGTGCAGAAGGAGGGTGGCAAGCAGGCGTTCTGGACAAAGGGTGAATCAAAGgcgtaa
- a CDS encoding ucrQ family domain-containing protein, translating to MRPTQVRLGGGAPQPKTGHWLGDWGSFGGAKQKGIVDYGLSANRQNPFAGAAHDAIFNTFRRTKSQIFYWLPPMLAGYYLLSWATERNHYLNSKAGRAEFADSE from the exons ATGAGACCTACTCAGGTTCGtctgggcggcggcgccccTCAACCCAAGACTGGCCA CTGGCTCGGTGACTGGGGCTCCTTTG GTGGTGCCAAGCAGAAGGGCATTGTCGACTACGGCCTGTCTGCCAACCGTCAGAACCCCTTTGCCGGTGCTGCCCACGatgccatcttcaacaccttCCGCCGTACCAAGTCCCAGATCTTCTACTGGCTCCCTCCCATGCTTGCCGGCTACTACCTGCTGAGCTGGGCCACCGAGCG AAACCACTACCTCAACTCCAAGGCTGGCCGTGCTGAGTTTGCCGACTCGGAGTAA